A single genomic interval of Antarcticibacterium arcticum harbors:
- a CDS encoding sugar phosphate isomerase/epimerase family protein has translation MKKILSSSLLAFFMITAISSCKNEVKNESQTAGEQIEENVAEDLFFKLSLAQWSLNKPIFEGKMDPLDFAEKASEMGFEGIEYVSGLYNPWLEKAGNSPEAFQNLLDTLKNRSERYNVENVLIMVDGEGDLATPNDMARNQAVENHKKWVDAAEFLGAGAIRVNLFGSEKPEEWKTASIDGLKKLSEYAAGKNVNVVVENHGGLSSNAALLVEVIQGVNMENCGTLPDFGNFCLKREGGAQWEATCLEDYPKYQGVEEMMPYAKAVSAKSYEFNENGQETSIDYNRMLQIIKDSGYTGYIGVEFEGQNISAEEGILATKQLLTEEGKQLN, from the coding sequence TTGAAAAAAATCCTCTCCTCTTCTCTACTCGCTTTCTTCATGATTACGGCAATATCTTCTTGTAAAAATGAAGTGAAAAATGAATCTCAAACCGCCGGTGAGCAAATTGAGGAAAATGTGGCTGAAGACCTGTTTTTTAAACTTTCCCTGGCTCAATGGTCTTTGAACAAGCCAATTTTTGAAGGAAAAATGGACCCTCTGGATTTTGCAGAAAAGGCAAGCGAGATGGGTTTTGAAGGCATTGAGTATGTGAGTGGGCTTTATAATCCCTGGTTGGAAAAAGCCGGAAATTCACCTGAAGCTTTTCAAAACCTTCTGGACACTCTTAAAAACAGAAGCGAAAGATATAATGTAGAAAATGTTCTAATAATGGTAGATGGCGAAGGGGATCTGGCTACACCTAACGATATGGCAAGAAACCAGGCCGTAGAAAACCATAAAAAATGGGTAGATGCTGCTGAATTTCTTGGGGCGGGTGCTATAAGAGTAAATTTGTTTGGAAGTGAAAAGCCTGAAGAGTGGAAAACAGCTTCTATAGACGGTCTAAAAAAACTCTCTGAATATGCCGCCGGTAAAAATGTAAATGTTGTGGTAGAAAATCATGGGGGCCTTTCTTCAAACGCCGCGTTATTGGTAGAAGTGATCCAGGGCGTAAATATGGAGAATTGTGGAACCCTTCCAGATTTTGGGAATTTTTGTTTAAAGCGTGAAGGCGGTGCCCAATGGGAAGCAACCTGTTTAGAAGACTACCCTAAATATCAGGGAGTAGAAGAAATGATGCCATATGCTAAAGCGGTAAGCGCAAAATCCTATGAGTTTAATGAGAACGGGCAGGAAACTTCTATTGATTACAACAGGATGTTGCAAATAATAAAAGATTCCGGATATACGGGTTATATTGGGGTAGAATTTGAAGGGCAAAATATAAGCGCAGAAGAGGGAATCCTTGCAACAAAACAACTTCTTACAGAAGAAGGAAAACAATTAAACTAA